A region of Sphingomonas crusticola DNA encodes the following proteins:
- a CDS encoding SDR family NAD(P)-dependent oxidoreductase: MARLVLFGPGYTGARIAAAVDARGWTVDRVSRMTPAATVGDWLRQATHIVSTVPPGADGDPVLDAYHDAIGGVGWIGYLSSTGVYGDTQGAWVDESAALAGRRGGRVAADLAWQAIGARIFRLPGIYGPGRTAIERLRAGQAHRIDLPGQVFCRIHVDDIVRGVLAASDRGPAGVYNLTDDLPAAQNDVVEYGCQLLGLPVPPLRTLDQLDLSPAARAFYSENRRVANGRAKRLLGWRPLYPTYREGLASVVSE, encoded by the coding sequence ATGGCACGCCTCGTCCTGTTCGGCCCCGGTTATACCGGCGCGCGCATCGCGGCAGCGGTGGACGCGCGGGGCTGGACCGTCGACCGGGTCAGCCGCATGACACCGGCCGCTACCGTGGGCGACTGGCTGCGGCAGGCGACGCATATTGTATCGACCGTCCCGCCGGGCGCCGATGGCGATCCGGTGCTGGACGCATATCACGACGCGATCGGTGGAGTCGGCTGGATCGGCTATCTGTCCTCCACCGGCGTCTATGGGGACACGCAAGGCGCCTGGGTCGACGAAAGCGCCGCGCTCGCCGGACGACGCGGCGGCCGGGTCGCGGCCGATCTGGCGTGGCAGGCGATCGGCGCGCGGATTTTCCGCCTGCCCGGCATTTACGGCCCAGGACGCACCGCGATCGAGCGGCTGCGCGCGGGCCAGGCGCATCGCATCGATCTGCCCGGCCAGGTCTTCTGCCGCATTCATGTCGACGATATCGTGCGCGGCGTGCTCGCTGCGAGCGATCGCGGGCCGGCGGGAGTGTATAACCTGACGGACGATCTGCCCGCCGCGCAAAACGATGTGGTCGAATATGGCTGCCAGTTGCTTGGCCTGCCGGTGCCGCCGCTGCGCACACTCGACCAGCTCGATCTCTCGCCCGCCGCGCGCGCTTTCTACAGCGAGAATCGCCGGGTCGCGAACGGCCGGGCCAAGAGGCTGCTCGGGTGGCGGCCGCTTTATCCGACCTATCGCGAAGGGCTGGCCTCGGTCGTCAGCGAATGA
- the argE gene encoding acetylornithine deacetylase has translation MNPLPSVDMLGADAVAMLARLIAFDTTSRDSNLALIEHVEGLMGQVGVATTRVPNKDGSKANLYATLGPPVEGGIVLSGHTDVVPVDGQAWTSDPFVLTERDGRLYGRGTCDMKGFIALALAAAPIFAEPRRLSRPVHLALSYDEEVGCLGAPAMIAEIARHLPRPSAVIVGEPTNMEVVHGHKGITSYFVTVTGHEAHSSLTHLGLSANMAAIRLMHSLSALAERLEREADPASPFVPAHPTLTIGQINGGTAVNILARECVFVFDLRCPPGIDPQAVLAPFLAEARALDAEMKARFPEAGVRAVRRSLTPAFAPEPDGEAERIARSLAGDNGPPRVVAYAAEAGQFQEAGFSTVICGPGSIEQAHQPNEYVERAQIERGAGFMLRLAEMLGS, from the coding sequence ATGAACCCGCTGCCCTCCGTCGATATGCTCGGTGCCGATGCCGTCGCCATGCTCGCGCGGCTGATCGCGTTCGACACCACGTCGCGCGATTCGAACCTGGCCCTGATCGAGCATGTCGAAGGCCTGATGGGCCAAGTTGGCGTGGCGACGACCCGAGTGCCCAATAAAGACGGCAGCAAGGCCAATCTGTATGCGACCCTGGGTCCGCCGGTGGAGGGCGGCATCGTGCTGTCGGGGCATACCGATGTCGTGCCGGTGGATGGCCAGGCGTGGACGAGCGATCCCTTCGTGCTGACCGAGCGCGATGGGCGGCTATATGGGCGCGGCACGTGCGACATGAAGGGCTTCATCGCGCTCGCGCTCGCCGCCGCACCGATATTCGCCGAACCGAGGCGGCTCAGCCGCCCGGTCCATCTGGCGCTCTCCTATGACGAGGAGGTCGGCTGCCTCGGCGCGCCGGCGATGATCGCCGAAATCGCGCGCCACCTGCCGAGGCCCTCGGCGGTGATCGTCGGCGAGCCGACCAACATGGAGGTGGTCCACGGCCATAAGGGCATCACCAGCTATTTCGTCACCGTCACCGGCCATGAGGCCCATTCGAGCCTGACCCATCTGGGGCTCTCGGCCAACATGGCCGCGATCCGGCTGATGCACAGCCTGAGCGCGCTCGCCGAGCGGCTGGAGCGGGAGGCGGATCCAGCCTCGCCGTTCGTGCCGGCGCACCCCACGCTGACCATCGGCCAGATTAACGGCGGTACCGCCGTCAACATTCTCGCGCGGGAATGCGTGTTCGTGTTCGACTTGCGCTGCCCGCCCGGGATCGACCCGCAGGCGGTGCTGGCGCCCTTCCTGGCGGAAGCGCGGGCGCTGGATGCGGAGATGAAGGCGCGCTTCCCCGAAGCCGGCGTGCGCGCGGTCCGCCGTTCGCTGACCCCCGCCTTCGCGCCCGAGCCGGACGGCGAAGCCGAGCGCATCGCGCGCAGCCTGGCCGGCGACAATGGTCCGCCCCGCGTGGTGGCCTATGCCGCCGAGGCCGGTCAGTTCCAGGAAGCCGGCTTCTCGACCGTGATCTGCGGACCCGGCTCGATCGAGCAGGCGCACCAGCCCAACGAATATGTCGAACGCGCCCAGATCGAGCGCGGCGCGGGCTTCATGCTGCGGCTGGCTGAGATGCTCGGGAGCTGA
- a CDS encoding MerR family transcriptional regulator, giving the protein MGSSVSVLNASAAARTLGVSIKALRLYEANGLLAPDRTGAGWRTYDSAQMARAREIVALRALGLGLGQIKHVVDGDARHLQAALTTHGAALETRFAELSESIAKLRRLQSDLAYGKPAAEELPAIARSPRGPAIAFDLPWPWGGERFELRDIAALTFIIGPLGSGKTRLAERLAEALPEAAFVGLDRLGNKGASARAQMDAEPAHGSRVDHALAWLAGNGAEVSEALVTLVTALEAEGPKILVIDMVEQGLDRATQQALIAYLRQRTGKRRLLFLMTRSSSILDMAAMGSDEAILFCPANHSPPTIVAPYPGAPGYEAVASCLASPEVRARTAGALAWRPQAA; this is encoded by the coding sequence GTGGGCTCCTCCGTAAGCGTGCTGAATGCTTCTGCGGCAGCCCGGACATTGGGCGTCTCGATCAAGGCTTTGCGGCTTTACGAGGCGAACGGCCTCCTCGCCCCGGATCGAACCGGCGCCGGGTGGCGGACATACGATAGCGCGCAAATGGCGCGCGCGCGGGAGATCGTGGCGCTACGCGCGCTCGGTCTCGGCCTCGGCCAGATAAAGCATGTCGTCGACGGCGATGCGCGCCATCTGCAAGCCGCCCTGACGACCCATGGCGCTGCGCTGGAGACCCGCTTCGCCGAACTCAGTGAAAGCATCGCGAAGCTCCGCCGGCTTCAGTCCGATCTCGCTTATGGCAAGCCGGCGGCGGAGGAACTGCCGGCCATCGCCCGGTCGCCACGCGGCCCCGCCATCGCCTTCGACCTGCCGTGGCCATGGGGCGGCGAGCGTTTCGAGCTGCGCGACATTGCCGCGCTGACCTTCATCATCGGCCCGCTCGGCAGCGGCAAGACACGCCTGGCCGAGCGGCTTGCCGAGGCGCTGCCCGAGGCCGCATTCGTCGGGCTGGATCGGCTGGGCAATAAGGGCGCAAGCGCACGGGCGCAGATGGACGCCGAGCCCGCGCACGGCTCGCGGGTCGACCATGCGCTTGCCTGGCTCGCCGGCAACGGCGCGGAAGTTTCGGAGGCGCTGGTTACGCTGGTTACCGCGCTGGAGGCCGAAGGCCCGAAAATCCTCGTCATCGACATGGTGGAACAGGGCCTGGACCGGGCCACGCAACAGGCGCTCATCGCCTATCTGCGCCAGCGCACCGGAAAGCGGCGGCTGCTCTTCCTGATGACGCGTTCGTCGTCGATCCTCGACATGGCGGCCATGGGCAGCGACGAAGCCATTTTGTTCTGCCCCGCAAATCACAGCCCGCCGACGATCGTCGCCCCCTATCCCGGCGCGCCCGGCTATGAAGCCGTCGCGTCCTGCCTGGCCTCGCCCGAGGTCCGTGCGCGCACCGCCGGAGCCCTGGCATGGCGGCCGCAAGCAGCGTGA